The following proteins are encoded in a genomic region of Saccharomyces mikatae IFO 1815 strain IFO1815 genome assembly, chromosome: 9:
- the RRT14 gene encoding Rrt14p (similar to Saccharomyces cerevisiae RRT14 (YIL127C); ancestral locus Anc_2.234) translates to MSSLHSQASKYQATSVINGLLSNLLPGVPKIRASSNKESVQNGSKAQLIDRNLRKRVELQNRDVHKIKKRCKLAKKRQVKKHKHDKEQLEQLAKYQVLKRHQQEGTLTEHERKYLNKLIRRNSQNLRSWDLEEEVRDDLDDIQQYILKETVSTTKADRTKRRRSKRKQFKEEIKNSDYVKDHRYPGLTPGLAPVGLSDEEDSSEEE, encoded by the coding sequence ATGTCGTCTTTACATAGCCAAGCTTCAAAATATCAGGCTACATCAGTAATCAATGGGCTGCTTTCGAATCTTTTGCCTGGTGTTCCCAAAATTAGAGCCAGTAGTAATAAAGAAAGTGTACAGAATGGGTCAAAGGCTCAGTTGATCGATAGAAATTTGAGAAAGAGAGTGGAGTTACAAAATCGTGATGTTcataaaattaaaaaaagatgtaAGTTAGCCAAAAAGAGACAGGTCAAAAAACACAAACATGATAAGGAGCAACTTGAACAACTGGCGAAATACCAGGTTCTAAAAAGACATCAACAAGAGGGAACACTAACGGAACACGAGAGGAAGTATTTGAATAAATTGATTAGAAGGAACTCCCAAAACCTGAGGTCGTGGGATTTAGAAGAGGAAGTACGAGATGATCTTGACGACATACAACAGTatattttaaaagaaacagTTTCTACCACTAAGGCGGATAGGactaaaagaagaaggtcCAAAAGAAAGCAATTTAAAGAAGAGATCAAGAACAGTGATTATGTCAAGGACCACAGGTATCCTGGTTTGACACCAGGGTTGGCACCTGTAGGACTAAGTGACGAGGAAGACTCAAGTGAAGAGGAGTAA
- the STH1 gene encoding RSC chromatin remodeling complex ATPase subunit STH1 (similar to Saccharomyces cerevisiae STH1 (YIL126W); ancestral locus Anc_2.235), whose protein sequence is MLQEQSELVSTVMNNTPTTVAALAAVAAASETNGKLESEELPEITIPKPRSSVQLEQLLYRYRAIQNHPKENKLEMKAIEGTLMKISRDQDRYETKLETLRKSIDEGFHYDEDLLNKHLVALQLLEKDTDVPDYVLYLPDIDNDETIVKEVDFPGKKPIRISMDFNTKAKSLDLESKFSNATKTALGDPETEIRISARISNRIKELERLPANLGTYSLDDCLEFITKDDLSSRMDTFKIKALLELKSLKLLTKQKSIRQKLINNVASQAHHNVPYLRDSPFTAAAQRSVQIRSKVIVPQTVRLAEELERQQLLEKRKKERNLHLQKINSIIDFIKERQSEQWSRQERCFQFGRLGASLHNQMEKDEQKRIERTAKQRLAALKSNDEEAYLKLLDQTKDTRITQLLRQTNTFLDSLSEAVRAQQNEAKILHGEEVQAITDEEREKTDYYEVAHRIKEKIDKQPSILVGGTLKEYQLRGLEWMVSLYNNHLNGILADEMGLGKTIQSISLITYLYEAKKDMGPFLVIVPLSTITNWTLEFEKWAPSLNTIIYKGTPNQRHSLQHQIRIGNFDVLLTTYEYIIKDKSLLSKHDWAHMIIDEGHRMKNAQSKLSFTISHYYRTRNRLILTGTPLQNNLPELWALLNFVLPKIFNSAKTFEDWFNTPFANTGTQEKLELTEEETLLIIRRLHKVLRPFLLRRLKKEVEKDLPDKVEKVIKCKLSGLQQQLYQQMLKHNALFVGAGTEGATKGGIKGLNNKIMQLRKICNHPFVFDEVEGVVNPSRGNSDLLYRVAGKFELLDRVLPKFKASGHRVLMFFQMTQVMDIMEDFLRMKDLKYMRLDGSTKTEERTEMLNAFNAPNSDYFCFLLSTRAGGLGLNLQTADTVIIFDTDWNPHQDLQAQDRAHRIGQKNEVRILRLITTDSVEEVILERAMQKLDIDGKVIQAGKFDNKSTAEEQEAFLRRLIESETNRDDDDKAELDDDELNDTLARSADEKILFDEIDKERMSQERADAKAHGLRVPPPRLIQLDELPKVFREDIEEHFKKEDSEPLGRIRQKKRVYYDDGLTEEQFLEAVEDENMSLEDAIKKRRQAREKRRLRQNGTKENEIETLENTPDASETSLADNDSFRTNIDDEAGANQESTVSPSKRRSSRRKRTIAIVAAEDKENVEEESVPKENGDAKVEEEQKSSSVEIINGSESKKKKTKLTVKIKLKKTAVSDNNDSKQTEETSEAKSPLKKTPARKTKAKLKSPGIFPAVEKLVEEMRGLLDEADSHPRTSIFEKLPSRRDYPDYFKVIEKPMAIDIILKNSKNGTYKTLDDVRQALQIMFENARFYNEEGSWVYIDADKLNEFTDEWFKEHSS, encoded by the coding sequence ATGCTTCAGGAACAGTCTGAGTTGGTGAGCACGGTGATGAATAATACACCCACAACAGTTGCCGCATTAGCTGCGGTTGCTGCAGCTTCCGAAACAAATGGAAAACTAGAGTCCGAAGAACTACCTGAAATTACGATTCCTAAGCCAAGAAGTAGTGTACAGTTAGAACAGCTACTGTACCGTTATAGAGCTATTCAAAACCATCCCAAGGAAAATAAGTTGGAAATGAAAGCAATAGAGGGTACCTTGATGAAGATATCACGTGACCAGGATCGCTACGAAACTAAGTTAGAAACTTTGAGAAAGAGTATAGATGAGGGATTTCATTATGATGAGGATTTACTTAACAAACATCTAGTTGCGTTGCAGCTACTAGAGAAAGATACTGATGTTCCTGATTATGTTTTATACCTACCAGACATCGATAACGATGAAACTATCGTGAAAGAAGTAGATTTCCCGGGAAAGAAGCCAATAAGAATCTCTATGGATTTCAATACGAAGGCTAAAAGTTTAGATTTAGAATCAAAGTTTTCCAACGCCACAAAGACTGCATTGGGCGATCcagaaacagaaataagAATATCTGCTCGCATATCCAACAGAATCAAGGAGCTTGAAAGACTACCTGCCAATTTGGGTACATACTCACTAGATGATTGTTTGGAGTTTATAACAAAAGATGATTTATCGTCCAGAATGGACACTTTCAAGATCAAGGCTCTTTTGGAATTGAAGAGTTTAAAGCtacttactaaacaaaaATCCATCAGGCAAAAATTGATTAACAATGTTGCTAGTCAAGCACACCACAATGTTCCATATTTGCGTGATTCTCCTTTCACAGCAGCAGCGCAAAGGTCCGTTCAAATAAGGAGTAAAGTGATTGTCCCACAAACTGTTCGCTTGGCGGAAGAATTAGAAAGACAACAATTActggaaaagagaaagaaggaaCGTAATTTACATCTACAGAAAATAAACAGCATCATTGATTTCATCAAGGAAAGACAGTCTGAGCAATGGTCTCGCCAAGAACGTTGCTTCCAATTTGGTAGATTAGGTGCTTCATTACATAATCAAATGGAGAAGGATGAACAGAAAAGGATAGAAAGAACCGCCAAGCAACGTTTAGCTGCTTTGAAATctaatgatgaagaagcttACTTAAAACTGTTAGATCAAACTAAGGACACTAGAATTACACAATTATTAAGACAGACCAATACTTTCTTAGATTCTTTGTCAGAGGCCGTTAGAGCACAACAAAATGAGGCAAAAATACTTCATGGTGAGGAGGTTCAAGCGATtactgatgaagaaagagaaaagacTGACTATTATGAAGTGGCTCACagaatcaaagaaaagattgaCAAACAACCTTCAATTCTTGTCGGTGGTACTTTAAAAGAGTATCAATTGCGCGGTTTAGAATGGATGGTATCGCTGTACAATAATCATTTGAATGGTATTTTAGCAGACGAAATGGGTCTGGGTAAAACCATTCAGTCCATTTCTCTAATAACGTACCTCTATGAAGCTAAAAAGGATATGGGCCCTTTCCTAGTTATTGTACCCCTATCCACTATAACAAATTGGACACTGGAATTCGAAAAATGGGCTCCGAGCTTAAACACTATTATATACAAAGGCACCCCAAACCAAAGACACTCTTTACAACATCAGATAAGGattggaaattttgatgTCTTATTAACAACTTATGAATATATTATCAAAGATAAATCTCTTTTATCTAAACATGATTGGGCTCATATGATCATTGATGAAGGTCATAGAATGAAGAATGCACAATCCAAGCTATCATTCACAATTTCCCATTATTACCGTACAAGAAATAGATTGATTCTAACAGGTACCCCTTTACAAAACAATCTTCCAGAATTATGGGCACTGttaaattttgttttgccgaaaattttcaattcgGCTAAGACTTTTGAAGACTGGTTTAATACTCCTTTTGCTAACACTGGTACCCAAGAGAAATTAGAGttaacagaagaagaaacgtTGTTGATTATCAGAAGACTGCATAAGGTGTTGAGACCATTCTTATTACGTcgtttgaagaaagaagtagaaaaagATTTGCCTGATAAGGTGGAGAAGGTTATTAAATGTAAACTATCTGGTTTGCAACAACAATTATATCAGCAAATGCTAAAGCATAACGCGTTGTTTGTTGGTGCAGGAACAGAGGGCGCCACTAAAGGTGGGATTAAAGGTCTgaacaataaaattatGCAATTGAGAAAAATCTGTAATCATCCCTTCGtatttgatgaagttgAAGGTGTCGTAAATCCTTCGAGAGGCAATAGCGATCTCCTTTACAGAGTAGCTGGTAAATTTGAATTATTGGATAGAGTGCTACCTAAATTCAAAGCCTCGGGTCATAGAGTATTAATGTTTTTCCAAATGACTCAGGTTATGGATATTatggaagattttttaaGGATGAAAGACTTGAAGTATATGAGATTGGATGGTAGTACAAAGACCGAGGAGAGAACAGAAATGCTGAATGCGTTTAATGCACCAAATTCCGATTATTTCTGCTTCCTTCTATCGACCAGAGCTGGTGGTTTGGGTTTGAATTTACAAACTGCAGATACTGTAATCATCTTTGATACAGATTGGAATCCACATCAGGATTTACAAGCACAAGATAGAGCTCACAGAATTGGGCAAAAGAATGAAGTTAGAATTTTAAGATTAATCACTACCGATTCTGTGGAAGAAGTTATTTTGGAAAGGGCCATGCAAAAATTGGATATTGATGGTAAAGTTATTCAAGCAGGTAAATTTGATAACAAATCAACCGCAGAGGAGCAAGAAGCATTTTTGAGAAGATTGATTGAAAGTGAAACGAATAGAGACGATGATGACAAGGCAGAAttagatgatgatgagttAAATGATACTTTGGCCAGAAGCGccgatgaaaaaatactgtTTGATGAAATCGATAAGGAAAGAATGAGCCAAGAAAGAGCAGACGCTAAGGCTCATGGTCTGAGAGTTCCACCTCCTAGATTGATTCAACTAGACGAACTACCTAAAGTCTTCAGAGAAGATATTGAGGAacatttcaagaaagagGACTCTGAACCATTGGGAAGAATtagacaaaagaaaagagtttACTATGACGATGGTCTTACTGAAGAACAATTTTTAGAGGCTGTGGAGGATGAAAATATGTCTTTAGAAGATGCTATCAAGAAAAGACGTCAAGCTCGTGAAAAGAGGAGACTACGTCAGAATGGCACAAAGGAAAACGAAATAGAAACGCTTGAAAATACGCCTGATGCATCTGAAACTTCTTTGGCTGATAATGATAGTTTCAGGACGAATATAGATGATGAAGCTGGTGCTAATCAGGAATCTACAGTTTCTCCATCGAAACGCCGGAGTAgtagaaggaaaagaaccATTGCCATTGTTGCCGCAGAAGACAAGGAAaatgttgaagaagagagcGTTCCCAAAGAAAACGGGGACGCCAAGGTAGAAGAGGAACAAAAAAGTAGCTCCGTCGAAATTATAAATGGTTCGGAAtccaagaagaagaaaaccaaattAACAGTCAAGATAAAGTTAAAGAAGACAGCCGTGTcagataataatgatagcAAACAAACAGAGGAAACCTCAGAGGCAAAATCACCTCTGAAGAAGACTCCAGCCAGGAAAACTAAAGCGAAACTAAAGTCGCCTGGAATTTTTCCTGCCGTGGAAAAATTGGTGGAAGAAATGCGTGGATTGTTAGATGAAGCAGATTCCCATCCAAGAAcatccatttttgaaaaacttccATCAAGGCGTGACTATCCGGATTATTTCAAGGTAATTGAGAAACCTATGGCTATTGATATCATTCTAAAGAACAGTAAGAATGGCACATACAAAACCTTGGACGACGTAAGACAAGCCTTGCAAATAATGTTTGAAAACGCCAGATTTTACAATGAGGAGGGCTCCTGGGTTTACATCGATGCCGACAAGCTAAATGAGTTTACTGATGAATGGTTCAAGGAACACTCGTCTTAA
- the KGD1 gene encoding alpha-ketoglutarate dehydrogenase KGD1 (similar to Saccharomyces cerevisiae KGD1 (YIL125W); ancestral locus Anc_2.237), with product MLRLVSSQTCRYSSRRLLKTSLLKNVSTVRVVRRGLATTGTDNFLSTSNATYIDEMYQAWQKDPSSVHVSWDAYFKNMSNPRVPATKAFQAPPSISNFPQGTEAAPLGTAMTGSVDENVSIHLKVQLLCRAYQVRGHLKAHIDPLGISFGSNKSNPVPPELTLDYYGFSEHDLDKEINLGPGILPRFASDGRSKMTLREIVDHLEKLYCSSYGVQYTHIPSKQKCEWLRERIEIPDPYQYTVDQKRQILDRLTWATSFESFLSTKFPNDKRFGLEGLESVVPGIKTLIDRSVELGVEDVVLGMAHRGRLNVLSNVVRKPNESIFSEFKGSSARDDIEGSGDVKYHLGMNYQRPTTSGKYVNLSLVANPSHLESQDPVVLGRTRALLHAKNDLNEKTKALGVLLHGDAAFAGQGVVYETMGFLTLPEYSTGGTIHIITNNQIGFTTDPRFARSTPYPSDLAKAIDAPIFHVNANDVEAVTFIFNLAAEWRHKFHTDAIIDIVGWRKHGHNETDQPSFTQPLMYKKIAKQKSVIDVYTEKLINEGSFSNKDIDEHKKWVWNLFEDAFEKAKDYVPSQREWLTAAWEGFKSPKELATEILPHEPTNVPEKTLKELGKVLSSWPEGFEVHKNLKRILKNRGKSIETGEGIDWATGEALAFGTLVLDGQNVRVSGEDVERGTFSQRHAVLHDQQSEAIYTPLSTLNNEKADFTIANSSLSEYGVMGFEYGYSLTSPDYLVMWEAQFGDFANTAQVIIDQFIAGGEQKWKQRSGLVLSLPHGYDGQGPEHSSGRLERFLQLANEDPRYFPSEEKLQRQHQDCNFQVVYPTTPANLFHILRRQQHRQFRKPLALLFSKQLLRHPLARSSLSEFSEGGFQWIIEDIEHGKSISTKEETKRLVLLSGQVYTALHKRRETLGDKTTAFLKIEELHPFPFAQLRDSLNSYPNLEEIVWCQEEPLNMGSWAYTEPRLHTTLKETDKYKDFKVRYCGRNPSGAVAAGSKALHLAEEDAFLKDVFQQS from the coding sequence atgcTAAGGTTAGTGTCTTCACAAACATGCCGGTATAGTTCGAGAAGGCTATTGAAAACATCTCTACTTAAGAATGTATCTACCGTGAGAGTTGTGAGAAGAGGACTAGCCACTACTGGTACTGATAATTTTCTATCGACTTCAAATGCCACTTACATCGATGAGATGTACCAAGCTTGGCAGAAAGACCCATCTTCCGTCCATGTTTCATGGGATGCATATTTCAAGAATATGTCTAACCCAAGGGTCCCTGCTACGAAAGCTTTCCAGGCACCCCCCAGTATCAGTAATTTTCCTCAAGGTACTGAGGCCGCTCCGTTGGGGACCGCAATGACTGGTTCGGTGGATGAAAATGTCTCGATACATTTAAAAGTGCAATTGTTATGTAGAGCTTATCAAGTTAGAGGTCACTTAAAAGCACATATCGATCCTTTAGGTATCTCATTCGGTAGTAACAAAAGTAATCCTGTTCCACCAGAATTGACGTTGGACTACTACGGCTTTAGCGAACACGATCTTGATAAGGAGATTAATTTAGGGCCTGGTATTTTGCCAAGGTTTGCCAGTGACGGCAGATCAAAAATGACCTTGAGAGAAATTGTGGATCACTTAGAAAAGCTATACTGCTCCTCGTACGGTGTACAATACACACATATCCCATCTAAACAAAAGTGTGAGTGGTTAAgagaaagaattgaaattcCAGACCCTTACCAATACACAGTGGATCAAAAGAGGCAGATCTTAGATAGATTAACATGGGCCACTTCCTTTGAGTCGTTCTTATCTACAAAGTTCCCAAATGATAAGAGATTCGGTTTGGAAGGTTTGGAAAGTGTTGTTCCAGGTATCAAAACTTTAATCGATCGTTCGGTTGAATTGGGTGTAGAGGATGTTGTTTTGGGTATGGCTCACCGTGGTAGACTAAACGTCTTATCCAATGTGGTTCGTAAACCAAACGAATCCATCTTTTCTGAATTTAAGGGTTCCAGTGCCCgtgatgatattgaaggTTCGGGAGATGTTAAGTACCATTTAGGTATGAACTATCAAAGACCTACTACTTCAGGAAAGTATGTTAACTTATCCTTGGTTGCCAATCCCTCTCACTTGGAGTCCCAAGATCCAGTTGTTCTTGGTAGAACAAGAGCCTTATTACACGCCAAGAATGATTTAAATGAGAAAACAAAGGCTTTAGGTGTTTTATTGCATGGTGATGCTGCTTTTGCTGGCCAGGGTGTTGTCTATGAAACCATGGGCTTTTTGACCCTACCAGAGTACTCTACAGGTGGTACTATTCATATCATTACTAACAACCAAATCGGGTTTACTACAGACCCAAGATTCGCAAGATCCACACCATATCCTTCCGATTTGGCCAAGGCTATTGATGCTCCAATTTTCCATGTCAATGCGAATGACGTGGAGGCTGTGacatttatttttaatttagCTGCAGAATGGAGGCATAAATTCCACACCGATGCTATCATTGATATTGTTGGTTGGAGAAAACATGGTCACAACGAAACTGATCAGCCATCTTTCACCCAGCCACTGATgtacaaaaaaattgcgAAGCAAAAATCTGTGATTGACGTCTATACTGAAAAGTTGATTAATGAAGGCTCATTTTCCAATAAAGATATTGATGAGCACAAGAAATGGGTATGGAACTTATTCGAGGATGCTTTCGAAAAGGCGAAAGATTACGTTCCATCACAAAGGGAATGGTTGACAGCTGCGTGGGAAGGATTCAAATCACCAAAGGAATTGGCAACCGAGATATTGCCACACGAACCAACTAATGTTCCTgaaaaaactttgaaagaGTTAGGTAAAGTTCTCTCCTCGTGGCCTGAAGGCTTCGAAGTGCACAAAAATCTAaagagaattttgaaaaatagagGTAAATCTATCGAGACAGGTGAAGGCATTGATTGGGCTACCGGTGAAGCTTTGGCATTCGGTACTTTAGTTTTAGATGGCCAAAATGTCAGAGTTTCTGGTGAGGATGTGGAAAGAGGTACATTTTCTCAACGTCACGCAGTTTTGCATGACCAACAATCTGAAGCCATTTACACACCGCTAAGCACCTTGAACAATGAAAAGGCTGATTTCACAATCGCTAATTCCTCCTTGTCCGAATACGGTGTCATGGGTTTCGAATATGGTTATTCACTAACTTCTCCAGATTATTTAGTCATGTGGGAAGCTCAATTCGGTGATTTTGCGAATACAGCGCAAGTTATCATCGATCAGTTTATTGCCGGTGGTGAACAAAAATGGAAGCAACGTTCTGGTTTAGTTTTGTCTTTGCCTCATGGTTACGATGGACAGGGTCCAGAACACTCATCTGGTAGATTAGAAAGATTCTTGCAATTAGCCAACGAAGACCCAAGATATTTCCCATCGGAGGAAAAATTGCAAAGACAACATCAAGATTGTAATTTCCAGGTGGTGTACCCAACTACACCAGCTAACCTATTCCATATCTTAAGAAGACAACAGCATCGTCAATTCCGTAAGCCGTTAGCATTATTATTCTCCAAGCAATTGTTACGTCACCCATTAGCCAGATCATCACTCTCTGAGTTCAGCGAAGGTGGATTCCAATGGATTATTGAGGATATTGAGCATGGGAAGAGTATCAGTACAAAAGAGGAAACCAAGAGACTTGTTTTACTAAGTGGGCAAGTTTACACTGCTTTACACAAAAGACGTGAGACTCTGGGTGATAAGACCACCGCCTTCTTAAAGATTGAAGAACTTCACCCATTCCCATTTGCTCAACTACGCGATTCGTTGAACTCTTATCCAAacttggaagaaattgttTGGTGCCAAGAAGAACCATTGAACATGGGTTCTTGGGCATATACAGAACCACGGTTGCACACCACATTGAAGGAAACAGATAAGTATAAGGATTTCAAAGTCAGATATTGTGGCAGAAACCCAAGTGGTGCTGTTGCCGCAGGTAGTAAAGCGCTACATTTGGCCGAAGAAGATGCTTTCTTGAAAGATGTTTTCCAACAATCCTAA
- the AYR1 gene encoding acylglycerone-phosphate reductase (similar to Saccharomyces cerevisiae AYR1 (YIL124W); ancestral locus Anc_2.238) encodes MSQLQSQPKKIAVVTGASAGIGYEVTKELAKNGYMVYACARRLEPMEQLTFQFGNDSVKPYKLDISEPEEIVKFAGFLRTTLPNGKLDLLYNNAGQSCTFAALDATDAVIEQCFKVNVFGHINMCRELSIFLVNARGTIVFTGSLAGVVSFPFGSIYSASKAAIHQYARGLHLEMKPFGVRVINAITGGVATDIADKRPLPETSIYNFPEGRDAFNSRKTMAKDNKPMPADAYAKQLVQDILSTRDPVDVYRGTFANIMRFVMIFVPYWLLEKGLSKKFKLDKVNNALKSKQKNKGD; translated from the coding sequence ATGTCGCAATTACAATCACAACCTAAGAAAATCGCCGTAGTCACGGGCGCCTCGGCTGGTATTGGGTATGAGGTGACGAAGGAATTGGCCAAGAATGGGTATATGGTTTATGCATGTGCAAGGAGATTAGAACCAATGGAACAGTTGacttttcaatttggtAACGACAGTGTTAAACCATACAAATTGGATATTTCTGAGccagaagaaattgtaaAGTTTGCTGGCTTTTTGAGAACTACATTGCCTAATGGTAAATTGGATTTATTGTACAACAATGCCGGTCAGAGTTGTACTTTTGCCGCATTGGACGCAACAGATGCTGTAATAGAGCAGTGTTTTAAGGTTAACGTGTTTGGGCACATCAATATGTGTCGTGAACTGTCTATATTTCTTGTGAATGCAAGAGGAACCATTGTTTTCACTGGTTCTCTAGCCGGTGTAGTATCATTTCCCTTTGGTAGTATTTACTCTGCCTCTAAAGCTGcaattcatcaatatgCTCGCGGGTTGCATCTAGAAATGAAACCTTTTGGCGTGAGGGTCATCAACGCCATCACGGGTGGCGTGGCTACCGACATTGCCGACAAGAGGCCCTTGCCTGAAACCTCAATTTACAACTTTCCTGAAGGTAGGGACGCCTTTAATTCGAGGAAAACCATGGCCAAGGATAACAAGCCTATGCCAGCTGACGCGTACGCAAAACAACTGGTTCAAGATATCTTGAGTACTAGGGACCCCGTTGATGTATACAGGGGAACATTTGCCAATATCATGCGTTTTGTCATGATATTTGTTCCTTACTGGTTATTGGAGAAAGGGCTTTCCAAGAAGTTCAAATTGGACAAGGTCAACAATGctttgaaatcaaaacaGAAGAATAAGGGCGATTAG
- the SIM1 gene encoding putative glucosidase SIM1 (similar to Saccharomyces cerevisiae SIM1 (YIL123W) and SUN4 (YNL066W); ancestral locus Anc_2.239), with amino-acid sequence MKFSTAVTTLISSGAIVSALPHVDVHQEDSHQHKRAVAYKYVYETVVVDSDGHTVTPTAVEATSADAVAIQTAVTTTSVLAPTSSAAGTVGSASVAVSSVALAKNERISNVATSATVLTPQGTSSSSATSALESSSASSSSAEKNSKTSTVASTSSATQSSASSSSATQSSAISSSATQSSASSSAKSSASSSSSGSQPTSSSSASGSIYGDLADFSGPSEKFHDGTIPCDKFPSGQGVIPINWIGEGGWSGVENTDTSTGGSCKEGSYCSYSCQPGMSKTQWPSDQPSDGRSVGGLLCKNGYLYRSNTDADYLCEWGVDAAYVVSKLSQGVAICRTDYPGTENMVIPTYVEGGNSLPLTVVDQDSYFTWEGKKTSAQYYVNNAGVSVEDGCIWGTSGSGIGNWAPLNFGAGSTDGVTYLSLIPNPNNSDALNYNVKIVAADESSNVIGECVYENGKFSGGADGCTVSVTSGKAHFVLYN; translated from the coding sequence ATGAAATTCTCAACTGCCGTTACTACGTTGATTAGTTCTGGTGCAATCGTGTCAGCTTTACCACACGTGGATGTGCACCAAGAAGATTCCCATCAACACAAAAGGGCCGTTGCGTACAAGTATGTTTACGAAACTGTTGTTGTCGACTCTGATGGACACACTGTAACTCCCACTGCTGTTGAAGCTACTTCTGCTGACGCCGTTGCTATCCAAACAGCAGTTACCACAACATCTGTTCTGGCTCCAACCTCTTCCGCAGCCGGTACTGTCGGCTCCGCCTCCGTTGCTGTTTCATCTGTTGCTCTAGCTAAAAATGAGAGAATCTCTAATGTGGCCACATCCGCCACTGTCTTGACACCTCAAGGAACATCGTCCTCCTCGGCAACCTCAGCTCTGGAAAGTAGCTCCgcttcttcctcatctGCTGAAAAAAACAGCAAGACCTCTACTGTTGCTTCAACTTCCTCTGCTACCCAATCTAGTgcctcatcttcttctgctACCCAATCTAGTGCCatatcttcttctgctACCCAATCTAGTGCTTCCTCTTCTGCTAAATCTAGCGCctcctcttcatcttctggtTCCCAACCtacttcctcttcctctgcCAGTGGAAGTATCTATGGTGATTTGGCTGATTTCTCAGGTccaagtgaaaaatttcacgACGGTACTATTCCCTGTGATAAATTCCCATCCGGCCAAGGTGTCATTCCTATTAATTGGATAGGTGAAGGTGGATGGTCCGGTGTGGAAAACACCGACACCTCTACTGGTGGTTCGTGCAAGGAAGGTTCTTACTGTTCTTACTCCTGTCAACCAGGTATGTCCAAGACTCAGTGGCCATCTGACCAGCCATCTGATGGTAGATCCGTTGGAGGTTTATTGTGTAAAAACGGTTATTTGTACCGTTCCAATACAGATGCCGACTACTTGTGTGAATGGGGTGTCGATGCTGCCTACGTTGTTTCCAAATTGAGCCAAGGTGTTGCCATTTGTAGAACCGATTACCCAGGTACTGAAAACATGGTCATCCCAACTTATGTTGAAGGAGGCAACTCCTTGCCATTGACTGTGGTCGATCAAGATTCCTACTTTACTTGGGAGGGTAAGAAGACATCTGCTCAATACTACGTTAACAATGCCGGTGTCTCGGTCGAAGATGGCTGTATCTGGGGTACCTCAGGTTCAGGTATCGGTAACTGGGCTCCATTGAACTTTGGTGCTGGTTCCACCGACGGTGTCACATATTTATCATTAATTCCTAATCCAAACAACAGCGACGCATTGAACTACAATGTCAAGATAGTTGCTGCCGATGAGTCTTCCAATGTCATTGGTGAATGTGTCTACGAAAATGGTAAGTTTTCTGGCGGTGCTGACGGCTGTACCGTTTCTGTAACCTCCGGTAAAGCTCACTTCGTCTTATACAATTAA